One region of Haladaptatus cibarius D43 genomic DNA includes:
- a CDS encoding class I adenylate-forming enzyme family protein, translated as MSLSFERHADLWGNRVAVVEGNEEFTYTDFARRVKSVANELSELGISSDDRVAVVSRNRVEVLVLLFATWRGGGVFAPVSHRLTPATVSTPMERIDPDIVLFESAQRDLVRQFDAHSFEEIEHERPAIDGEPAEAGESTAAAVDSPHANCDQTATIEKDDTCLLVSTDDGENVVRLSRRAVEWNSIAAVSGFGLGRTDCTLPLLPLSLSDCLFRFVLPLLTVGGCVVLQRAFDPERALAAIEQHGVSCLDGGPTEFQGLADVDGKTNRDSLRSLSSLDWLTTRARVPPDVREAFPVPFVRVYGRPETGLNVLRESPGNERTAHPFPDCDVRIEDETGELFVRGATTAGGYLDGKRFGDWVPTGDLFRRENGEGGGNVKSGESDGDESAGFVFVGRADEPFESEGKRIHPRAIETVLESHPDVRSAGAIEGVAETGGAAPKAVVVGDASPGELREFAEERLAQHEVPRAIEVVASLPRRATGELNRAELRTRFGGG; from the coding sequence ATGTCGCTATCATTCGAGCGACACGCCGACCTCTGGGGGAATCGGGTCGCCGTCGTCGAGGGAAACGAGGAATTCACCTACACCGACTTCGCTCGACGAGTGAAATCCGTTGCGAACGAACTGAGCGAACTCGGCATCAGCTCCGACGACCGAGTCGCCGTCGTCTCCCGAAACCGCGTCGAGGTGCTCGTTCTGTTGTTCGCCACGTGGCGCGGCGGCGGCGTGTTCGCACCGGTTTCACATCGACTCACGCCCGCGACCGTTTCGACCCCGATGGAGCGAATCGACCCCGACATCGTGCTGTTCGAATCAGCACAACGAGACCTCGTCCGACAGTTCGACGCCCACTCGTTCGAGGAGATAGAACACGAAAGGCCGGCCATTGACGGAGAACCGGCCGAGGCAGGGGAATCGACCGCGGCCGCGGTCGATTCCCCACATGCGAACTGCGACCAAACTGCGACAATCGAGAAAGACGACACATGTCTTCTCGTTTCCACCGACGACGGCGAGAACGTCGTCCGCTTGTCCAGACGGGCAGTCGAATGGAACTCCATCGCGGCGGTTTCCGGGTTCGGATTGGGCAGAACCGACTGCACCCTCCCACTGCTTCCGCTGTCGCTTTCCGACTGTTTGTTCAGATTCGTTTTACCACTGCTTACCGTCGGCGGGTGCGTCGTCCTCCAGCGCGCGTTCGACCCGGAACGCGCACTGGCCGCAATCGAGCAACACGGCGTCAGCTGCCTCGACGGCGGGCCGACCGAATTTCAGGGACTGGCTGATGTCGATGGAAAAACGAACCGTGATTCGCTCCGTTCGCTTTCCTCCCTCGATTGGCTGACGACCCGTGCCCGCGTCCCGCCGGACGTGCGCGAAGCGTTTCCGGTTCCGTTCGTTCGGGTGTACGGTCGCCCGGAAACCGGCCTGAACGTTCTCCGTGAGTCACCCGGAAACGAGCGCACTGCACATCCGTTTCCGGACTGCGACGTTCGAATCGAGGACGAAACGGGCGAACTGTTCGTTCGCGGGGCGACCACCGCAGGCGGGTATCTCGATGGCAAGCGATTCGGCGACTGGGTTCCGACCGGCGACCTGTTTCGGCGTGAAAACGGGGAAGGCGGCGGAAACGTGAAAAGCGGCGAAAGTGACGGCGACGAATCCGCCGGATTCGTTTTCGTCGGACGCGCCGACGAACCGTTCGAAAGCGAAGGAAAGCGAATTCATCCCCGAGCAATCGAAACCGTCCTCGAATCACACCCCGACGTTCGGTCGGCGGGCGCCATCGAAGGAGTTGCGGAAACCGGCGGAGCGGCACCGAAAGCCGTCGTCGTCGGCGACGCGTCGCCGGGCGAACTGCGGGAGTTCGCGGAGGAGCGACTCGCACAGCACGAAGTTCCGCGGGCAATCGAAGTGGTCGCCTCGCTTCCTCGTCGCGCGACGGGAGAACTCAATCGGGCAGAACTGCGGACGCGGTTCGGTGGGGGGTAA
- a CDS encoding cupredoxin domain-containing protein, translating to MAGCTGSEPEDGGNGNSSPTKGNGSGTPTGKSGNGGGDGRGDGNSGGESTADGQFSLVSSDVPKEVVLGEQFTLGFTIKNNGDSASTFESPIEVNGSEGGSQQSGTIQTEEIPPGETTTWSTELSYPYESTVNYLIGAFEKSISVKVVGPDLSVSETFVSPNELAITVRDIVLTDHYRYESGAGPMEDVEADDNRQWAFVTVNAENRFRMRQSLPKGETFSLLVGGRKQKPSDIAKQEGKYELERFGSRDVASGESLSGWLAYEISADRSASDLAIEWQSGDGSGSWSAQWSP from the coding sequence GTGGCGGGATGTACTGGTTCCGAGCCGGAAGACGGCGGGAATGGGAATAGTTCACCAACGAAGGGGAACGGCTCCGGTACACCCACTGGAAAGAGCGGAAATGGCGGTGGCGATGGTAGAGGAGATGGAAATTCGGGCGGCGAAAGCACGGCAGACGGCCAGTTTTCGCTCGTTTCGTCCGACGTGCCGAAGGAAGTCGTGTTGGGTGAACAGTTCACACTCGGGTTCACCATCAAAAATAACGGCGACTCCGCAAGCACGTTCGAATCACCAATTGAAGTAAACGGAAGCGAGGGCGGCTCCCAGCAGTCCGGGACGATACAAACCGAAGAAATCCCGCCGGGAGAGACGACGACGTGGTCTACTGAACTTAGCTATCCATACGAGTCCACAGTGAACTACCTGATAGGTGCTTTCGAGAAATCGATTTCCGTCAAAGTAGTCGGGCCAGATCTGTCCGTCAGCGAAACGTTCGTCAGCCCGAACGAACTAGCGATTACGGTTCGGGATATCGTCCTGACCGACCACTATCGGTATGAGTCTGGTGCCGGACCAATGGAAGACGTTGAAGCGGACGACAACCGCCAGTGGGCCTTCGTCACCGTGAACGCCGAAAACCGCTTCCGGATGCGTCAGTCGCTTCCGAAGGGTGAGACGTTCTCCCTCCTCGTCGGTGGCCGCAAACAGAAGCCGTCTGACATCGCCAAGCAGGAAGGCAAATACGAACTGGAGCGGTTCGGAAGCCGCGACGTTGCGTCCGGCGAAAGCCTCTCCGGATGGTTGGCCTACGAGATTTCAGCAGACCGCTCCGCCAGCGATTTGGCTATCGAGTGGCAATCGGGCGACGGCAGCGGATCGTGGTCGGCGCAGTGGAGTCCGTAG
- a CDS encoding DUF7718 family protein produces MTVRTSSNFNHVSDFAVTIHNNDDETESEVQVARIDTAHGVTHFDKLFRPDEPKASFDGTICDAIDRLTDNWRRYAESYENNR; encoded by the coding sequence TTGACGGTTCGGACGTCATCGAATTTCAATCACGTCTCTGACTTCGCTGTAACTATCCACAACAACGACGACGAAACCGAAAGCGAAGTCCAAGTCGCTCGTATCGACACTGCTCACGGGGTCACGCATTTCGACAAATTGTTTCGTCCCGACGAGCCGAAAGCCTCCTTCGATGGAACCATTTGTGACGCAATCGACCGCCTCACCGACAACTGGCGACGGTATGCAGAAAGCTACGAAAACAACAGATAG
- a CDS encoding DUF1059 domain-containing protein codes for MAQQFECTQQDCDFMVRANDENEVIEMVQEHAQNRHGMSMDRNDIEGAIRQS; via the coding sequence ATGGCACAACAGTTCGAATGCACGCAACAGGATTGTGACTTCATGGTACGGGCGAACGACGAGAACGAAGTCATCGAAATGGTGCAAGAACACGCCCAAAATCGGCACGGTATGTCGATGGACAGAAACGACATCGAAGGCGCAATTCGGCAGAGCTAG
- a CDS encoding HVO_A0114 family putative DNA-binding protein, whose amino-acid sequence MAVETNRLHKHDKLARALASGGFDDVLLLDYDSAERVLTQKRRELLDEIKNEDIESVRGLATQVGRDKAAVSRDLNVLFQYDIIEYERDGNRKIPVPKHETVLVEPIF is encoded by the coding sequence ATGGCTGTAGAGACGAACCGACTACACAAGCACGACAAACTCGCTCGGGCACTCGCTTCGGGAGGATTCGATGACGTACTCCTCCTTGACTACGACTCCGCCGAGCGAGTTCTCACACAGAAACGCAGGGAACTACTCGATGAGATCAAAAATGAGGATATCGAATCAGTTCGAGGACTCGCAACGCAAGTCGGGCGCGACAAAGCCGCAGTGAGTCGTGACCTCAACGTACTTTTTCAATACGACATCATCGAGTACGAGCGAGACGGAAATCGAAAGATACCGGTGCCAAAACACGAGACGGTGCTGGTCGAACCGATTTTCTAA
- a CDS encoding carboxymuconolactone decarboxylase family protein — translation MVSTETRNEIEEHCGLVPTWIENLTEPASDHSWALVRDLEFGETELSAREKALIGVGVSAAIKCPYCSHFHKEEARMEDVTEVELEEAVNLASTTQYFSTVLHGSEVEMDDFVEETTEMVEYIEEQRAAAEAD, via the coding sequence ATGGTATCGACCGAAACGCGGAACGAAATCGAAGAACACTGTGGGCTGGTTCCAACGTGGATAGAAAATCTCACAGAACCGGCAAGCGACCACAGTTGGGCACTCGTGCGAGATCTCGAATTCGGGGAAACCGAACTGTCTGCACGGGAGAAAGCACTCATCGGGGTCGGTGTATCTGCCGCCATCAAATGTCCGTACTGTAGCCACTTCCACAAAGAAGAAGCACGGATGGAGGACGTGACGGAGGTCGAACTCGAAGAAGCAGTCAACCTCGCCAGCACGACGCAGTACTTCTCGACGGTTCTGCACGGAAGCGAAGTCGAGATGGACGATTTCGTCGAGGAGACGACCGAGATGGTCGAGTACATCGAAGAACAGCGCGCGGCGGCGGAAGCCGACTAA
- a CDS encoding DUF7344 domain-containing protein: MADPTTDDDGSSRATSPSGPSANVPSLSQDALFDALASRRSRYILHYLRQEEPPVTLPELVDTIAAWEMDKTIDLVSDEHRRNVYMSLQHTQLPKLAMSGLVQYDDDRELVDSGVHSEQADAYLDIAVARDDAVPKE, encoded by the coding sequence ATGGCAGATCCGACGACAGACGACGATGGTTCGTCACGCGCTACGTCGCCATCCGGCCCCAGTGCCAACGTGCCCTCACTCTCGCAGGACGCCCTGTTCGACGCGCTCGCGTCCCGCCGGAGTCGCTACATCCTCCACTACCTTCGCCAAGAGGAGCCGCCCGTGACACTACCCGAGCTTGTGGACACCATCGCGGCGTGGGAGATGGACAAGACCATCGACCTCGTTTCGGACGAACACCGACGAAACGTCTACATGTCGCTTCAACACACGCAACTCCCGAAGCTGGCGATGTCCGGACTCGTCCAGTACGACGACGACCGAGAACTCGTGGACAGCGGCGTCCACTCGGAACAGGCCGACGCCTACCTCGACATCGCGGTTGCGCGGGACGACGCGGTTCCGAAAGAGTAG
- a CDS encoding type 1 glutamine amidotransferase, whose amino-acid sequence MSRLRIAFLNAAHGDENTRRNFRRELDADLTEFDVTEGHLPNSFDFDAAVVSGSRSSVYWDEAWIPPLKEWVEVAIESGMPMLGICYGHQLLADVLGGDVRDMGEYEIGYREVEHVGESPLFDGIESEFVAFTTHSDEVVELPPGAKSIAKNDYSNHGFRKEDVFGVQFHPEYDMDTAEEVTRGKDLSAERLQQVLDGINEENFTAACEAKIVFENFTDYVRESGDLSAD is encoded by the coding sequence ATGAGTCGGCTCCGAATCGCATTTCTGAACGCCGCGCACGGGGACGAAAACACGCGGCGAAACTTCCGCAGAGAACTCGATGCAGACCTGACCGAGTTCGACGTGACGGAAGGTCACCTCCCGAACAGTTTCGACTTCGACGCTGCCGTCGTCTCCGGGTCGCGGTCGTCGGTGTACTGGGACGAAGCGTGGATTCCACCGCTGAAAGAGTGGGTCGAAGTCGCAATCGAATCCGGCATGCCCATGCTCGGCATCTGTTACGGCCACCAACTGCTTGCCGACGTGCTCGGCGGCGACGTGCGCGACATGGGCGAGTACGAAATCGGCTATCGGGAAGTCGAACACGTCGGCGAATCACCGTTGTTCGACGGTATCGAATCCGAATTCGTCGCCTTCACGACCCACTCGGACGAGGTCGTGGAACTTCCGCCGGGAGCGAAATCCATCGCCAAAAACGACTACTCCAACCACGGCTTCCGGAAGGAGGACGTGTTCGGCGTCCAGTTCCACCCCGAATACGACATGGATACCGCAGAGGAGGTCACACGGGGCAAAGACCTCTCCGCGGAACGCCTCCAGCAAGTGTTGGACGGTATCAACGAGGAGAACTTCACCGCCGCGTGTGAGGCGAAAATCGTCTTCGAGAACTTCACCGACTACGTCCGCGAATCGGGTGACCTCTCCGCCGACTGA
- a CDS encoding acyl-CoA dehydrogenase family protein: MLDYVELEADLGQEERMVRDTAREFVEEHVKPDIGDHFEAGTFPKELIPEMGELGFYAPNLDGYGLPNLSETAYGLLMQELEAADSGLRSMASVQGALVMYPIHAFGSEEQKDEWLPDLGEGKAVGCFGLTEPEHGSNPSGMETYAEKEGDEYVLNGSKTWITNSPIADVAVVWARDRSADDSPVRGFLVETERDGVTTNKIDEKLSLRASITGEIGLQNVTIPEENVLPDVEGMKGPLSCLTQARYGIAWGAIGAARDCFETARQYATDREQFGGPIARFQLQQDKLAEMATQITTSQLLAHRLADLKERGDLRPQHVSMAKRNNVRMARDQARIAREMLGGNGITTDYPPMRHMANMETVYTYEGTHDIHTLVLGQDLTGIAAFE, from the coding sequence ATGCTCGATTACGTGGAACTCGAAGCTGACCTCGGACAGGAAGAGCGAATGGTTCGAGACACCGCCCGCGAGTTCGTGGAAGAACACGTCAAACCCGACATCGGCGACCACTTCGAAGCCGGAACGTTCCCGAAAGAACTCATCCCGGAGATGGGCGAACTCGGATTTTACGCGCCGAACCTCGACGGCTACGGTCTGCCGAACTTGAGCGAGACGGCCTACGGCCTGCTGATGCAGGAACTCGAAGCCGCGGACTCCGGCCTGCGCTCGATGGCCAGCGTGCAGGGCGCGCTCGTGATGTACCCGATTCACGCCTTCGGTTCCGAAGAACAGAAAGACGAGTGGCTTCCCGACCTCGGGGAAGGAAAGGCAGTCGGTTGTTTCGGCCTGACGGAACCTGAACACGGGTCGAACCCGTCCGGCATGGAAACCTACGCGGAAAAGGAGGGCGACGAATACGTTCTCAACGGGTCGAAAACGTGGATTACCAACTCCCCGATTGCGGACGTGGCGGTCGTCTGGGCGCGCGACCGCTCCGCCGATGATTCCCCGGTTCGCGGCTTCCTCGTGGAAACCGAACGCGACGGCGTGACGACCAACAAAATCGACGAAAAGCTCTCGCTCCGCGCGTCCATCACGGGCGAAATCGGCCTGCAAAACGTGACGATTCCGGAGGAGAACGTCCTCCCCGATGTCGAGGGAATGAAAGGCCCACTGTCCTGTCTCACGCAGGCCCGATACGGAATCGCGTGGGGTGCAATCGGCGCGGCCCGCGACTGCTTCGAGACGGCGCGGCAGTACGCGACCGACCGCGAGCAGTTCGGCGGCCCGATTGCGCGCTTCCAACTCCAACAGGACAAACTGGCGGAGATGGCCACTCAGATTACGACCTCGCAACTGCTCGCCCACCGCCTCGCCGACCTGAAAGAGCGTGGCGACCTGCGACCCCAGCACGTTTCGATGGCCAAACGAAACAACGTCAGAATGGCCCGCGACCAAGCCCGCATCGCCCGCGAGATGCTCGGCGGCAACGGCATCACGACGGACTACCCGCCGATGCGCCACATGGCGAACATGGAGACGGTCTACACCTACGAGGGCACCCACGACATTCACACGCTTGTTCTCGGGCAGGATCTCACTGGCATCGCCGCCTTCGAGTGA
- a CDS encoding protoglobin domain-containing protein, protein MSDDIPGYTFGEESVPESPIDMPAFNRLKETVLFTEEDEEYLRMAGEVLDGQIGDVLDTWYEFIADHPHLIQYFSTPEGEPIEDYLDRVRERFGQWIRDTCSPPYDEDWLNYQQEIALRHTNAKKNETDDVDSVEHIPFRYMSAFIYPITATMKPFLKNGEYSGDDVERMHSAWFKAVVLQVTLWSEPYVKDGDF, encoded by the coding sequence ATGAGCGACGACATTCCCGGCTACACCTTCGGCGAGGAGTCCGTCCCCGAATCGCCAATCGACATGCCCGCCTTCAATCGGCTCAAAGAAACCGTCCTGTTCACCGAGGAGGACGAAGAATATCTCCGGATGGCGGGCGAGGTGCTGGACGGGCAAATCGGCGACGTCCTCGATACGTGGTACGAGTTCATCGCCGACCATCCGCATCTGATTCAGTATTTCAGCACGCCGGAGGGCGAGCCAATCGAGGACTATCTCGACCGCGTGCGGGAGCGATTCGGCCAGTGGATTCGGGACACCTGCAGCCCACCTTACGACGAGGACTGGCTGAACTACCAGCAGGAAATCGCCCTGCGGCACACGAACGCGAAAAAGAACGAAACCGACGACGTGGATTCGGTCGAACACATCCCCTTCCGCTACATGTCGGCGTTCATCTACCCCATAACGGCGACGATGAAGCCGTTTCTGAAAAACGGGGAGTACAGCGGAGACGACGTGGAGAGGATGCACAGCGCGTGGTTCAAAGCGGTTGTGTTGCAGGTGACACTGTGGAGCGAACCCTACGTTAAGGACGGGGATTTCTGA
- a CDS encoding MOSC domain-containing protein, translating into MDGTGTVEAIHLASESAEKTEAVESVEAVAGAGLRGDRHFDPDSSGDDITLIEVEAVEAVEQESGISLEPGEHRRNVTTRDTALNHLVDERFRIGEVVCEGVELCEPCSHLESLTEKGTLSALVHRGGLRAVIVKSGEIGVGDSVESL; encoded by the coding sequence ATGGATGGGACAGGAACCGTGGAGGCGATCCACCTCGCCTCCGAGTCGGCAGAGAAGACAGAAGCGGTCGAGTCGGTCGAAGCAGTCGCGGGGGCGGGTCTGCGCGGCGACCGGCATTTTGACCCCGACTCTTCGGGCGACGACATCACGCTCATCGAAGTCGAGGCGGTGGAGGCCGTCGAACAGGAGTCCGGAATCTCGCTCGAACCGGGCGAACATCGCCGGAACGTGACGACGCGAGATACCGCGCTGAACCACCTCGTTGACGAGCGATTTCGAATCGGCGAGGTGGTTTGTGAGGGTGTCGAACTCTGCGAACCCTGTTCGCATCTCGAATCGCTGACCGAGAAAGGAACACTTTCCGCGCTGGTTCACCGCGGCGGCCTTCGCGCGGTCATCGTGAAATCGGGCGAAATCGGCGTCGGGGACAGTGTGGAGTCGCTGTAA
- a CDS encoding aldo/keto reductase, translated as MTEIPSPGLGTSGNKDAGQCAETVQTALELGYRHVDTAQMYDNEEPVGEGIARADVSREDVFLATKVLPDNLAHDDVLETTDESLDRLGTEYVDLLYVHWPMKAYDAEDTLPAFDKISESGKVRNIAVSNFTPELLDEAREILDNPVLANQVEMHPLLQQEELRDYAKKHDITLVAYSPIMQGEADDVPELRDIAEKHGVTPTQISLAWLKQAENVVPIPKSTGEKHLQQNHSLPDLDAEDVEKIDSINREERLVDPDGAAWN; from the coding sequence ATGACAGAGATTCCGTCACCCGGCTTGGGAACCTCCGGCAACAAAGACGCGGGACAGTGTGCCGAAACCGTACAGACCGCGCTCGAACTGGGTTACCGCCACGTAGACACCGCGCAGATGTACGATAACGAGGAACCGGTCGGTGAGGGCATCGCCCGCGCCGACGTCTCCCGCGAGGACGTGTTTCTCGCCACGAAAGTCCTGCCGGACAACCTCGCGCACGACGACGTGCTCGAAACCACCGACGAAAGCCTCGACAGACTCGGCACGGAGTACGTCGATTTGCTCTACGTTCACTGGCCGATGAAGGCCTACGACGCAGAAGACACCCTACCCGCGTTCGACAAAATCTCGGAATCGGGCAAAGTCCGAAACATCGCGGTCAGCAACTTCACGCCCGAACTGCTGGACGAGGCGCGCGAAATCCTCGACAACCCAGTCCTCGCCAATCAGGTCGAGATGCACCCGCTTCTCCAGCAAGAGGAACTGCGAGACTACGCGAAAAAACACGACATCACGCTGGTCGCCTACTCGCCGATTATGCAGGGCGAAGCCGACGACGTACCTGAACTCCGCGACATCGCCGAAAAGCACGGCGTGACGCCGACCCAAATCAGTCTCGCGTGGCTCAAGCAGGCAGAAAACGTCGTCCCGATTCCGAAATCGACGGGCGAAAAACACCTTCAGCAGAATCATTCGCTTCCTGACCTCGACGCCGAAGATGTGGAGAAAATCGACTCCATCAACCGCGAAGAACGGCTCGTTGACCCGGACGGGGCCGCGTGGAACTAA
- a CDS encoding alpha/beta fold hydrolase produces the protein MPVAEHDGVSLYYETDGTANHDTVAFIEDIGYGAWQWGWQHAAVAGPFESLVWDNRGTGRSDAPNGPYSVSQMAGDLDSVLADHNLRKAHLVSAGLGGMVALQYAKKYSRAKTLTLIGTSADGSELQTEVREQLLAEKTPDELHESLRPVVSEEAFDAGLENLVEWRLEGDAELDAQRAQFDAMANFDVSDTLYQITTPTLVLHGSEDEVFPVEAGRKLANGLPRGDLREFEGAPHFVHIEHSKEVNDELLQFLEANADETFE, from the coding sequence ATGCCTGTTGCGGAACACGACGGCGTCTCGCTATACTACGAAACGGACGGGACGGCGAACCACGACACGGTCGCGTTCATCGAGGACATCGGATATGGTGCATGGCAGTGGGGGTGGCAACACGCCGCCGTCGCTGGCCCATTCGAGTCGCTGGTGTGGGACAATCGCGGAACCGGGCGCTCGGACGCCCCGAACGGCCCGTATTCGGTTTCACAGATGGCGGGCGACCTCGATTCGGTGTTGGCCGACCACAATCTCAGGAAGGCGCATCTCGTCAGTGCGGGACTGGGCGGGATGGTCGCACTCCAGTACGCCAAAAAATATTCGCGGGCGAAAACGCTGACACTCATCGGCACGTCCGCAGATGGCTCAGAACTCCAAACGGAAGTTCGAGAGCAACTGCTCGCCGAGAAAACGCCGGACGAACTCCACGAATCGCTCCGCCCAGTGGTGAGCGAGGAAGCGTTCGACGCCGGGTTGGAAAACCTCGTAGAATGGCGACTAGAAGGTGACGCCGAACTCGACGCCCAACGCGCCCAGTTCGACGCGATGGCGAACTTCGACGTGAGCGATACTCTGTACCAAATTACGACTCCGACACTGGTGCTTCACGGAAGCGAGGACGAGGTTTTCCCGGTCGAAGCAGGTCGGAAACTGGCGAACGGACTCCCTCGTGGTGACCTGCGGGAGTTCGAGGGTGCACCCCACTTCGTCCACATCGAGCATTCGAAAGAGGTCAACGACGAACTGTTGCAGTTTTTGGAGGCGAACGCGGACGAGACGTTCGAGTGA
- a CDS encoding ORC1-type DNA replication protein: MADDPDEGMLSWDESVFREEHVFEIDYVPETFEHRASQMQSLQYALRPAVRGSRPLNVMSRGPPGTGKTTAVQKLFDELSAQTEVRTVRVNCQVDSTRYAIFSRIFEGIFEYEPPSSGISFKKLFRQITEKLVEEDEVLVVALDDVNYLFYEGEASDTLYSLLRAHEAHSGAKIGVIVVSSDLNLDVIEELDTRVQSVFRPEDVYFPVYDREEIVGILGERVKRGFHEGVIGPEVLERVAELTAESGDLRVGIDLLRRAGLNAEMRASRTVSLQDVEDAYEKSKFVHLSHSLHALSDNEVALVRVIAEHDGEQAGEVYEVFHDETELGYTRYSEIINKLDQLGIIDATYTNIEGRGRSRSLSLRYDPDAVLARLDD, encoded by the coding sequence ATGGCAGACGACCCCGACGAGGGGATGTTATCGTGGGACGAGTCGGTGTTCCGCGAGGAGCACGTCTTCGAAATCGACTACGTGCCGGAGACATTCGAACACCGCGCGTCCCAGATGCAGAGCCTTCAGTACGCGCTCAGGCCAGCAGTTCGTGGGTCGCGCCCCCTCAACGTCATGTCACGGGGACCGCCCGGGACTGGCAAGACGACCGCGGTACAGAAGTTGTTCGACGAACTGTCGGCCCAGACCGAGGTTCGAACCGTGCGCGTCAACTGTCAGGTGGATTCGACGCGATACGCGATTTTCTCGCGTATCTTCGAGGGTATTTTCGAGTACGAACCGCCGTCGAGCGGCATTTCGTTCAAAAAGCTGTTCCGCCAGATAACCGAAAAACTGGTCGAAGAGGACGAAGTCCTCGTCGTCGCGCTGGACGACGTGAACTACCTGTTCTACGAAGGAGAGGCCTCGGACACCCTCTACTCGCTCCTGCGCGCTCACGAAGCCCACAGCGGGGCGAAAATCGGCGTCATCGTCGTCTCCTCCGACCTCAATCTGGACGTTATTGAGGAACTGGATACACGGGTTCAGAGCGTCTTCAGGCCGGAAGATGTGTACTTCCCGGTCTACGACCGCGAAGAGATTGTCGGCATTCTCGGCGAGCGCGTCAAACGCGGCTTCCACGAGGGCGTCATCGGCCCGGAAGTGCTTGAGCGCGTGGCCGAACTGACCGCCGAAAGCGGCGACCTCCGGGTCGGCATCGACCTGCTCCGCCGGGCCGGACTGAACGCCGAAATGCGCGCCAGTCGAACCGTCAGTTTGCAGGACGTAGAGGATGCCTACGAGAAATCCAAGTTCGTTCACCTCAGTCACAGTCTGCACGCACTGAGCGACAACGAAGTCGCTCTCGTCCGTGTCATCGCCGAACACGACGGCGAGCAGGCGGGCGAAGTGTACGAGGTGTTCCACGACGAGACGGAGTTGGGCTACACACGCTACTCGGAGATCATCAACAAACTCGACCAACTCGGCATCATCGACGCCACCTACACCAATATCGAAGGCCGCGGTCGGTCGCGGTCGCTGTCACTGCGATACGATCCGGATGCGGTGTTGGCACGGTTGGATGATTGA